One genomic segment of Methanothermococcus okinawensis IH1 includes these proteins:
- a CDS encoding plasma-membrane proton-efflux P-type ATPase produces the protein MDNNKKENMSSAGEVVNSNIKEEPFNKDLVIKSFNTSLKNGLSSEEVKKLLEKYGYNEIGEKKVNPIIKFLSYFWGPIPWMIEIAAILSASVKDWADFGIITALLIVNGIVGFWEEHKAENVVEALKQKMALRAKVLRDGKWETIAAKYLVPGDIIRVKIGDIVPADMIIVDGDYVSVDESALTGESLPVSKHIGDEIYSGSIIKRGEVIGVVKATGANTYFGKTVKLVESAKTVSSFQKMIITVGNYLIILAIVLIAIIFAVSLYRHESLIETLRFALVLAVASIPAAMPAVLSITMAIGALNLAKKQAVVTKLVSIEELASVDILCSDKTGTLTKNQLVCGDLVPFNGFKKEDVIFYAVLASRYEDSDADAIDMAILNEAKKLNIFDELKKYKLLEFKPFDPVIKRTEALVSSDGTSFKTAKGAPQVIAELCNLDESTKEEVSKTIDKLAEQGYRALGVAVDRGNGWEFVGIVPLYDPPREDAPEAISKIKQLGVFVKMVTGDHIAIAKNIARMLGIGDKIVSMTELLKMKKESEMENLVEEADGFSEVYPEHKYRIVDILQKKKHFVGMTGDGVNDAPALKKANCGIAVAGATDAARAAADIVLLSPGISVIADAITEARRIFQRMESYVIYRICETIRILFFMTLSILVFNFYPITALMVVLLALLNDVPILAIAYDNVVEQDKPVSWNMKKVLPISTVLGLAGLVSSFLIYYIAEMLYPGQYGFIQTFIFLKLIIAGHSTIFVTRTKDWLWKKPYPGSILFWGVMITNIIGTLIAVYGILITPIGWKWAIFIWIYATVWMFINDIVKKIMVKKLNM, from the coding sequence ATGGACAATAATAAAAAAGAAAATATGAGCTCAGCTGGTGAGGTTGTAAATAGCAACATAAAAGAAGAACCTTTTAATAAGGATTTAGTGATTAAATCATTTAATACCTCCCTAAAAAATGGTTTATCATCAGAAGAGGTTAAAAAACTTTTAGAAAAATATGGATATAACGAGATAGGAGAAAAAAAAGTAAATCCAATTATAAAGTTTTTATCTTATTTTTGGGGTCCAATACCTTGGATGATTGAAATAGCAGCTATTTTATCGGCATCAGTTAAGGATTGGGCAGATTTTGGAATAATTACAGCACTTCTTATTGTTAATGGTATTGTTGGATTTTGGGAAGAGCATAAAGCAGAAAATGTAGTAGAGGCTTTAAAACAAAAAATGGCATTAAGGGCAAAGGTTTTAAGGGATGGAAAATGGGAAACCATAGCTGCAAAATACCTTGTGCCAGGGGATATTATAAGGGTAAAGATAGGGGACATTGTGCCTGCTGATATGATTATAGTTGATGGAGATTATGTTTCTGTTGATGAATCCGCACTTACTGGGGAGTCTCTTCCAGTTAGCAAACATATTGGTGATGAAATTTATTCAGGTTCTATAATAAAAAGAGGAGAGGTTATCGGCGTTGTAAAAGCCACAGGTGCAAACACCTATTTTGGAAAGACCGTTAAATTGGTAGAAAGTGCAAAAACTGTGAGCTCATTTCAAAAGATGATAATCACTGTGGGAAATTATTTAATAATACTTGCAATAGTATTGATTGCCATTATATTCGCAGTCTCACTTTATAGGCATGAAAGTTTAATTGAAACATTGAGGTTTGCATTGGTGCTTGCAGTGGCATCCATACCAGCAGCCATGCCCGCAGTGCTTTCTATTACCATGGCAATCGGAGCTCTAAATCTTGCAAAAAAACAGGCTGTTGTAACAAAACTTGTTTCCATAGAGGAGCTCGCAAGTGTGGATATACTATGTTCGGATAAAACAGGAACCCTTACAAAAAATCAGCTTGTCTGTGGAGACCTTGTTCCATTTAATGGTTTTAAAAAAGAGGATGTTATATTCTATGCAGTATTGGCTTCAAGATATGAGGATTCCGATGCTGATGCCATAGATATGGCAATATTAAACGAAGCCAAAAAATTAAATATATTTGACGAGTTAAAGAAATATAAGTTATTGGAATTTAAACCATTTGACCCTGTTATAAAAAGAACTGAGGCTTTGGTATCCTCAGATGGAACATCATTTAAAACAGCCAAGGGAGCTCCGCAGGTAATAGCTGAATTATGCAATCTTGATGAATCTACAAAAGAAGAAGTATCAAAAACCATAGATAAATTGGCAGAACAAGGATATCGAGCATTAGGAGTGGCTGTTGATAGGGGCAATGGATGGGAGTTTGTAGGTATTGTTCCATTGTATGACCCTCCAAGGGAGGATGCGCCAGAAGCTATTTCAAAAATAAAACAGCTGGGTGTATTTGTTAAAATGGTTACAGGAGACCACATAGCCATAGCAAAAAATATAGCAAGAATGCTCGGCATAGGGGATAAGATAGTTTCCATGACTGAGCTCCTAAAAATGAAAAAAGAATCAGAAATGGAAAATTTAGTGGAGGAGGCTGATGGATTTTCAGAGGTATATCCAGAGCATAAATACAGAATAGTGGATATTCTTCAAAAGAAAAAACATTTTGTTGGTATGACAGGGGATGGTGTAAATGATGCACCTGCACTTAAAAAGGCAAATTGTGGTATAGCTGTGGCTGGAGCAACAGATGCTGCAAGAGCTGCTGCTGATATTGTGCTTTTATCTCCGGGTATATCGGTAATTGCAGATGCCATTACCGAAGCAAGAAGGATATTTCAAAGGATGGAATCCTATGTAATTTATAGAATATGTGAAACCATAAGAATTTTATTCTTTATGACTTTATCAATACTTGTATTTAATTTCTATCCTATTACTGCATTGATGGTAGTCCTTTTAGCACTTTTAAATGATGTGCCAATACTTGCAATAGCCTACGATAATGTAGTAGAACAGGATAAACCTGTAAGTTGGAATATGAAAAAGGTATTGCCAATATCCACAGTTCTTGGGTTAGCTGGTTTGGTGAGCTCATTCTTAATATACTACATTGCAGAGATGTTATATCCTGGTCAATACGGATTTATTCAAACATTTATATTCTTAAAACTTATAATTGCAGGCCATTCTACCATATTTGTTACAAGAACAAAGGATTGGTTATGGAAAAAACCCTACCCAGGTTCAATACTGTTTTGGGGTGTTATGATTACAAATATTATCGGAACACTCATTGCAGTGTATGGTATATTGATAACACCAATAGGTTGGAAATGGGCAATATTTATTTGGATATATGCGACAGTTTGGATGTTTATAAATGATATTGTTAAAAAAATAATGGTAAAAAAGCTAAATATGTAA
- the rpl4p gene encoding 50S ribosomal protein L4 yields MKVKVYNMDGSEKGETELPAVFETEYRPDLIRRAFLSSLTARLQPKGVDFMAGKRTSAKSIGKGHGRARVKRTGQGQGAFVPQAVGGRRCHPPKVEKILYERINRKERLKALMSAIAASANSEIVKSRGHVIDEVPSIPLIVDNEFENLKKTKEVLETFKNLGLDKDVERAKEGIKIRAGIGKLRGRKYRKPKSVLVVVSSLCDAVKASKNLPGVDVITADDLGVMHIAPGADAGRLTLWTEKAVEKLNERF; encoded by the coding sequence ATGAAGGTTAAAGTTTATAACATGGACGGTTCTGAAAAGGGAGAAACTGAATTACCTGCGGTATTTGAAACAGAATACAGACCAGATTTGATTAGAAGAGCGTTCTTATCCTCCTTAACTGCAAGATTGCAGCCAAAAGGCGTAGATTTTATGGCAGGGAAGAGAACCTCTGCAAAATCAATAGGTAAAGGACATGGTAGAGCAAGAGTTAAAAGAACAGGACAAGGACAGGGAGCATTTGTTCCTCAGGCTGTGGGTGGAAGAAGATGCCATCCCCCAAAGGTAGAAAAAATATTGTATGAAAGGATAAATAGAAAAGAAAGATTAAAGGCATTGATGAGTGCAATCGCTGCATCGGCAAACTCTGAAATTGTAAAAAGTAGAGGGCATGTTATTGATGAAGTTCCATCAATTCCATTAATCGTAGATAATGAATTTGAAAACCTTAAAAAAACAAAAGAAGTTTTGGAAACATTCAAAAACTTAGGCTTGGATAAAGATGTTGAAAGAGCTAAGGAAGGAATTAAAATTAGGGCAGGAATTGGTAAATTAAGAGGACGAAAATATAGAAAACCAAAAAGTGTTTTAGTTGTAGTAAGCAGTTTATGCGATGCTGTTAAAGCTTCAAAAAACCTCCCCGGTGTAGATGTAATTACAGCTGATGACTTAGGAGTAATGCATATAGCACCTGGTGCAGATGCTGGAAGATTAACATTATGGACTGAAAAAGCTGTGGAAAAACTAAATGAAAGGTTTTAA
- a CDS encoding 50S ribosomal protein L2, giving the protein MGKRLMSQNRGRGTPRYTSPTHKRKGEVKYRKFDEMEKKDKILGTIVDILHDPGRSAPVAKVRFENGEERLILVPEGMRINEAIECGISAEIKPGNVLPLGEIPEGIPVYNIETIPGDGGKLVRSGGCYAHIIAHDVGKTIVKLPSGFMKTLNPMCRATIGVVAGGGRKEKPITKAGKKYHAMKNKASIWPKVRGVAMNAVDHPFGGGRHQHTGKPTTISRKTSPGRKVGHIAARRTGKR; this is encoded by the coding sequence ATGGGTAAAAGACTAATGTCCCAAAATAGAGGTAGGGGAACTCCAAGATATACCTCACCAACCCATAAGAGAAAAGGAGAAGTAAAATATAGAAAATTTGATGAGATGGAGAAAAAGGATAAAATCCTTGGAACAATTGTAGATATACTTCATGACCCTGGAAGAAGTGCCCCAGTAGCTAAGGTAAGATTTGAAAATGGGGAAGAAAGGCTGATATTGGTTCCAGAAGGAATGAGAATTAATGAAGCAATTGAATGTGGAATAAGTGCGGAAATAAAACCTGGAAATGTTTTGCCATTAGGTGAAATACCAGAAGGTATTCCAGTTTATAATATTGAAACAATCCCCGGTGACGGTGGAAAACTTGTAAGGTCTGGTGGATGCTACGCACACATTATTGCACATGATGTTGGTAAAACAATAGTAAAATTACCATCAGGATTCATGAAAACATTAAATCCTATGTGTAGGGCAACAATCGGTGTAGTTGCAGGCGGTGGTAGGAAAGAAAAGCCTATTACAAAAGCTGGTAAAAAATACCATGCTATGAAGAATAAGGCAAGCATCTGGCCAAAAGTTAGAGGTGTGGCAATGAATGCTGTGGACCACCCATTTGGTGGTGGAAGACACCAACACACAGGAAAACCTACAACAATTTCAAGGAAAACATCTCCTGGTAGAAAAGTAGGACATATAGCTGCTAGAAGGACAGGAAAAAGATAA
- a CDS encoding 30S ribosomal protein S19, which translates to MARQKKFSGKGKPRRKSKTKKQVAPRRRVEFKYKGYTLEELQEMPMKKFMEIIPSRQRRSMMRGISPKQKKLVIKIKKARRLLNRGKEPRVIRTHCRDFVITPDMVGLTFGIYNGKEFQEVKIVEEAIGRYLGEFAPTRKIVQHGSPGMGATRGSMFVPIK; encoded by the coding sequence ATGGCTAGACAAAAAAAATTTAGCGGTAAAGGAAAGCCTAGAAGAAAATCTAAAACGAAAAAACAAGTAGCACCAAGAAGAAGAGTGGAGTTTAAATACAAAGGATATACATTAGAGGAGCTCCAAGAAATGCCAATGAAAAAGTTTATGGAAATAATTCCTTCAAGACAGAGAAGAAGTATGATGAGAGGAATTAGCCCAAAACAGAAAAAATTGGTAATAAAAATTAAAAAGGCAAGAAGATTGTTGAATAGGGGAAAAGAACCAAGAGTTATAAGAACACATTGTAGGGATTTTGTGATTACACCAGATATGGTTGGATTAACATTTGGAATCTACAATGGTAAAGAATTCCAAGAAGTAAAAATAGTTGAAGAGGCTATTGGAAGATATCTTGGAGAATTTGCACCAACAAGAAAAATTGTTCAGCACGGTTCCCCAGGTATGGGAGCTACAAGAGGTTCTATGTTTGTTCCAATTAAATAA
- a CDS encoding 50S ribosomal protein L3, translating into MGMKRNRPRRGSLAFSPRKRAKRPVPKIRSWPNDEKVRLQAFPVYKAGTTHALVKENNPKSPNAEQDVFTPVTVLEAPDITVAGIRVYEKTTKGLKTLTEVWAENLDKELNRKITTPKEPKANIEKLDEVADKIAEVRAIVHTNPKNTNLPKKKPEIIEIRIGGNNISEKLAYAKEILGKTLSINDVFTDGEFIDTIAITKGKGFQGPVKRWGIKIQFGKHRNKGVGRHTGSIGPWTPKRVMWTVPMAGQMGYHQRTEYNKRILKIGNNGEEIVPKGGFLHYGDVKNNYVLVKGSVQGPAKRMVVLRGAIRCPEDRFGLPEITYISKESKQGN; encoded by the coding sequence ATGGGTATGAAAAGAAATAGACCTCGTAGGGGTTCTTTGGCATTTAGCCCAAGAAAAAGAGCAAAAAGACCAGTACCAAAAATCAGGTCATGGCCAAACGATGAAAAAGTTAGGCTTCAAGCATTCCCTGTATATAAGGCAGGAACAACTCATGCTTTGGTTAAAGAAAACAATCCTAAAAGCCCAAATGCAGAACAAGATGTATTCACGCCAGTTACAGTGTTGGAAGCTCCCGATATTACAGTAGCTGGGATAAGAGTTTATGAAAAAACTACAAAAGGTTTAAAAACATTAACAGAGGTTTGGGCTGAAAACTTAGATAAAGAGTTAAATAGAAAAATAACCACACCAAAAGAGCCAAAAGCTAACATAGAAAAATTGGACGAAGTGGCAGATAAAATTGCAGAAGTAAGGGCAATCGTTCATACGAATCCAAAAAATACTAACTTGCCAAAGAAAAAACCAGAAATAATCGAAATAAGAATAGGCGGAAATAATATCAGCGAAAAATTGGCATATGCTAAGGAGATACTTGGTAAAACATTATCTATAAATGATGTATTTACAGACGGTGAATTCATAGATACCATAGCAATTACAAAAGGTAAAGGATTCCAAGGACCTGTTAAAAGATGGGGTATTAAGATACAGTTTGGAAAACACAGAAACAAAGGTGTTGGAAGACATACTGGTTCTATTGGTCCATGGACACCAAAAAGAGTTATGTGGACAGTTCCTATGGCTGGTCAGATGGGATACCATCAGAGAACAGAATATAACAAGAGAATTTTAAAGATAGGAAACAATGGAGAGGAAATAGTTCCAAAAGGTGGATTTTTGCACTACGGAGATGTTAAAAACAACTATGTTTTAGTTAAAGGTTCAGTTCAAGGACCTGCAAAAAGAATGGTTGTATTAAGAGGAGCTATAAGATGTCCAGAAGATAGGTTTGGATTGCCAGAAATAACCTATATAAGTAAAGAATCCAAGCAAGGAAATTAA
- a CDS encoding OB-fold nucleic acid binding domain-containing protein — MKLTEKRIGIICIGAVLIGIIFLHFYELTPKTEKIADIKEGDYVKIVGVIQDMKVVRDDCRYIQKIKYIKIRDDSGGDLRIYAFKDVNNDLTNYIKSTNPTIKEGDIVEVIGTIKVYNGIYEIILDDASNFKLIEKKNFERDIYLSPNPTNIYASKYGKTYHTSKNCPYGKKIKDKNKIYFYSEEDAKALGYKKCKWCNDASNN, encoded by the coding sequence ATGAAACTAACAGAAAAAAGAATTGGAATAATATGTATTGGAGCAGTTCTGATAGGGATTATATTTTTACATTTTTATGAGCTCACACCAAAAACTGAAAAGATAGCGGATATCAAAGAGGGGGATTATGTTAAAATCGTGGGGGTTATTCAAGATATGAAAGTAGTGAGAGATGATTGCAGATATATCCAAAAAATTAAATATATAAAAATAAGAGATGATTCTGGTGGAGATTTAAGAATATATGCGTTTAAGGATGTTAATAATGATTTAACCAATTATATCAAAAGCACAAACCCTACAATAAAAGAAGGAGACATTGTTGAGGTAATAGGTACGATTAAAGTATATAACGGCATTTATGAAATAATTTTGGATGATGCATCCAATTTTAAATTGATTGAAAAGAAAAATTTCGAAAGGGATATATATCTATCCCCTAACCCAACTAATATTTACGCTTCAAAATATGGAAAAACATATCATACATCTAAAAATTGTCCGTATGGTAAGAAAATAAAGGATAAAAATAAGATTTACTTCTATTCTGAGGAGGATGCAAAGGCACTGGGTTATAAAAAATGTAAATGGTGTAATGATGCCTCAAATAATTAA
- a CDS encoding haloacid dehalogenase produces the protein MNIRHIQKKNKNIPLNELTNELTDKIIKLNTMVENYDDFKKYLKTPQQEYVETTVFYNIVFNNRFLGYSEFKEHIKPENYILGLCDVIGELRRIILESIKNDCVEDAKKYYEFMENIYGFIMQFDYYHVIDDLRRKQDVSRNLLEKTNSDLVNFIENLKLRNEIKRLKMK, from the coding sequence ATGAACATACGCCATATTCAAAAAAAGAATAAAAATATCCCACTTAATGAACTAACTAATGAACTAACTGATAAAATCATAAAACTAAACACTATGGTAGAAAATTATGATGATTTTAAAAAATACCTAAAAACACCTCAGCAGGAATATGTAGAAACTACTGTGTTTTATAATATCGTTTTTAATAATAGATTTTTAGGATATTCTGAATTTAAAGAACATATAAAACCAGAAAACTATATTCTTGGACTTTGTGATGTTATAGGGGAATTAAGAAGGATTATTTTGGAATCTATTAAAAATGACTGTGTTGAAGATGCTAAAAAATATTATGAATTCATGGAAAATATATATGGGTTTATAATGCAATTTGACTATTACCATGTAATAGATGATTTAAGAAGAAAACAGGATGTATCTCGAAATTTATTGGAAAAAACCAATAGTGATTTAGTTAATTTTATTGAAAATTTGAAATTAAGAAACGAAATTAAGAGATTAAAAATGAAATAG
- a CDS encoding 50S ribosomal protein L23 gives MDAFDVIKMPIISEKTMKLIEEENKLVFYIDKKATKTDVKNAIKELFNAEVKELNTLITPKGQKKVYIKLKDEYDAGEIAANLGIY, from the coding sequence ATGGATGCCTTTGACGTTATCAAAATGCCAATAATCAGTGAAAAAACAATGAAACTCATTGAGGAAGAAAATAAATTGGTATTTTACATTGATAAAAAAGCTACAAAAACAGATGTTAAAAATGCTATTAAGGAACTTTTCAATGCAGAAGTAAAAGAGTTAAACACATTAATTACCCCAAAAGGTCAGAAAAAAGTATATATAAAATTAAAAGATGAATATGATGCAGGAGAAATCGCCGCTAATTTAGGTATTTACTAA